One stretch of Flavobacterium sp. 9 DNA includes these proteins:
- a CDS encoding translocation/assembly module TamB codes for MNKKPIHFLKKTLRVLLWCVASVIALLLLLIILIQVPSIQNYVKDKAITYLQGKIKTKVSLDHISIEFPKDVVLEGFYFEDQKKDTLLAGKRLQLDVDLFKLVSSELEINSVSLENVKANISRNKNGVFNFDYIIKAFESKEPKVEDPDSKPFKISVVKVNLDNVKFNFKDDFSKNDIKVNLTHFDTKFKEFDLDKMNFDIPNIDLNGLKVVLNQDVVEKIAEVSVKTVDTISKRTDFNLKLGKISLSKIDIAYDNKDSKLDSGIKLDNLDLSVNKIDLNNQLLDFDSFELKNLTGNLRLGAKDKLIQAPNLDTTAIKQTGWKVKLADVNLENIAFKFDDMQSKPVSKGIDYSHMDLDKFNFKAEKLYYGNDTISGNIKTLTVNDKSGLQIQSLKTDFFYGPKNAYLNDLYLKTPQTLLQDKAKVSYSSIASISKDLGNLTLDANLKQSKIGFKDILLFVPDLQKTNPFKSNPNAILYLNTRLSGKIKDLTIPQFEMSGIGTTKVALSGKIKGLPDAQKAYYDLDIKKLSSTSKDIYSFVPTGTIPKNIQLPSQLNLKGKFKGSVQNFKTNLALNSSFGNAKIDALFDQRIKKKEKYDATVYLLDFDLGRLIKNDSIGKITLKAKVKGKGLDPKTAQAQFDGLVQKAVFNKYTYKDLALKGNIANGSFAVKSGMQDPNLNFDLVASGNTQEKYPSIKLKLNLDIADLEKLNLHAGPMKLRGNVDADIANSNPDFLNGKVFLSNIQILQEAEPIVLDSMRIIAFADNNRNNIKISSQFLKAEVDGKYKLTTLTAAIKKSLSKYIDLKNPKVNGESDEQRLAFTLKIDNDPILFKLVPKLTGLEPINITGKYNNVADSLEIKGTIPRIVYADNTISDGKINIEAKENALEYGISVATIESGSLKIPFTSLSGKVENNLLTYALEVKDAKDKQLYFIAGNFKAEDSKNIFKIDAENFVLNYDKWNVDPENAIEFGGKRLYINKFFLENSGNELRIQSQGNQDNAPLRVDFVNFKIETIMNIVKKDQLLMQGLINGNAVVENVMTKPTFTSDIKIDQFAFKGEPVGDIVVKVDNKTDNLLAANVTLSGEGNDVNLTGNYKIDDGNLDFNLDLNKLNIKSIQGFSMGNLTEGTGFLTGNFKITGNASAPKVNGELDFKNTGFRVTKFNSYFKTEDEKITLQNDVITFDSFTFKDENDNELTINGTIKSADYSNFDFGLTVVADDFRAIHSKEKDNDLFYGDLILDSKLNIKGTLENPIIGGNIKINKDTKFTVVLPQSDPSIADREGIVEFVDEDNQYLKQTAAMEQKLNQSQLIGMDVSVAISIDKEAELTLVIDKGNGDYLNLKGEAELIGGIDPSGKTTLTGKYEFSDGAYEMNFNMIRRKFNIQKGSSITWNGEPTMATLNITAIYKVDAAPIDLLGNQLPTDNPTVRNTYKQKIPFQTLLKMNGELLKPEITFDIVLPDGNYDVSTDVVSLTQTKLQQLRQEPAELNKQVFALLLLNRFIGENPFASESGGTSAESLARQSVSKILSQQLNDLAGELITGVQLEFDLESTDDYTSGSRENRTDLNVGVSKKLLDDRLKVTVGSSFAVEGQERANEQSTNIAGDVALDYQLTKDGRYMVRAYRKNEYQVAVEGQVIETGVAFIITMSYNKFRELFHRTAAEKEMIKEERIRKEKAKKKEKEDKEKEENQIEGNEQKT; via the coding sequence ATGAATAAGAAACCAATTCATTTTCTTAAAAAAACACTACGTGTACTTCTTTGGTGCGTGGCTTCTGTTATTGCACTTTTATTGCTTCTGATTATTTTAATTCAGGTTCCATCCATTCAAAATTATGTAAAGGATAAAGCGATTACTTATTTACAAGGTAAGATTAAAACCAAAGTTTCCTTAGATCATATTTCGATAGAATTTCCTAAAGATGTAGTTCTCGAAGGTTTCTATTTCGAAGATCAAAAAAAAGATACTTTACTGGCAGGGAAACGTTTACAACTCGATGTCGACTTGTTTAAATTGGTAAGCAGTGAATTAGAAATTAATTCGGTTTCGTTGGAAAATGTCAAAGCCAATATTTCCAGAAATAAAAATGGTGTTTTCAACTTCGATTATATCATAAAAGCTTTCGAATCAAAAGAACCAAAAGTTGAAGATCCAGATAGTAAGCCATTCAAAATATCAGTTGTTAAGGTTAATCTTGATAATGTAAAGTTCAATTTCAAAGACGATTTTTCAAAGAATGATATCAAAGTAAATCTTACTCATTTTGATACAAAATTCAAAGAATTCGATTTGGATAAAATGAATTTTGATATTCCGAATATTGACCTAAACGGACTAAAAGTAGTTTTGAATCAAGATGTTGTAGAGAAAATTGCTGAAGTTTCGGTGAAAACTGTTGATACAATTTCGAAAAGAACCGACTTCAATTTAAAATTAGGCAAAATCAGTTTGTCAAAAATTGATATTGCTTACGATAATAAAGATTCCAAATTAGATTCCGGAATAAAGCTGGACAATCTGGATTTGTCAGTAAACAAAATAGACTTAAACAATCAGCTTTTGGATTTTGATTCTTTCGAATTAAAAAATCTAACAGGAAATTTACGTTTAGGAGCAAAAGACAAACTAATTCAAGCGCCAAATTTAGATACAACTGCCATAAAACAAACAGGCTGGAAAGTGAAATTGGCCGATGTTAATTTAGAAAATATCGCTTTCAAATTTGATGATATGCAATCGAAACCAGTTTCAAAAGGAATTGATTACAGTCATATGGATTTGGATAAATTCAACTTTAAAGCAGAGAAATTGTATTACGGAAACGATACTATTTCAGGAAATATAAAAACATTAACGGTAAATGATAAAAGTGGATTACAAATTCAGTCTTTAAAAACAGATTTCTTTTACGGACCTAAAAATGCGTACCTGAATGATTTATATTTAAAAACGCCGCAAACATTACTTCAGGATAAAGCCAAAGTTTCTTATTCTTCGATTGCATCGATTTCTAAAGATTTAGGAAACCTTACTTTAGATGCAAATCTAAAACAATCAAAAATTGGGTTTAAAGATATTTTACTTTTTGTTCCTGATTTACAAAAAACAAATCCGTTTAAGAGTAATCCAAATGCAATTCTATATTTAAATACACGCTTGAGCGGAAAAATAAAAGATTTGACTATTCCGCAATTCGAAATGAGCGGAATTGGAACTACAAAAGTTGCCCTTTCGGGGAAAATAAAAGGCTTGCCGGATGCACAAAAAGCGTATTACGATTTAGATATTAAAAAGCTTTCAAGTACTTCAAAAGACATTTATTCGTTTGTACCAACCGGAACAATTCCGAAGAATATTCAATTGCCTTCTCAACTTAATTTAAAAGGAAAATTTAAAGGTTCAGTTCAGAATTTCAAAACTAATTTGGCTTTAAACAGCAGTTTTGGAAATGCAAAAATAGATGCTTTATTTGATCAGCGTATCAAGAAAAAAGAGAAATACGACGCGACAGTTTATTTATTGGATTTTGATTTAGGACGATTAATCAAAAATGATTCGATTGGAAAAATTACGCTTAAAGCGAAAGTAAAAGGCAAAGGTTTAGATCCAAAAACGGCTCAGGCACAATTTGACGGTTTGGTTCAGAAAGCGGTTTTCAATAAATATACTTATAAAGATTTGGCTTTAAAAGGGAATATCGCAAATGGATCTTTTGCTGTAAAATCAGGAATGCAAGATCCAAACTTAAATTTTGACTTAGTTGCGAGCGGAAATACACAAGAAAAATACCCTTCAATAAAATTAAAATTAAACCTTGATATTGCCGATTTAGAAAAGCTGAATCTTCACGCCGGACCAATGAAATTGCGCGGAAATGTTGATGCAGATATTGCCAATAGTAATCCGGATTTTCTGAACGGAAAAGTATTTCTTTCGAATATTCAGATTTTGCAGGAAGCAGAACCAATTGTTTTGGATTCTATGCGAATAATTGCTTTCGCAGATAATAATCGAAATAATATTAAAATATCGTCGCAGTTTTTAAAGGCAGAAGTTGACGGAAAATACAAATTGACCACATTAACGGCGGCAATAAAAAAGTCACTTTCGAAATATATTGATTTAAAAAATCCGAAGGTAAATGGAGAATCAGACGAACAACGTTTGGCTTTTACATTAAAGATAGATAATGATCCGATACTTTTTAAATTGGTTCCGAAATTGACAGGTTTAGAACCAATTAATATTACAGGAAAGTACAATAATGTAGCAGATTCTTTAGAAATAAAAGGAACGATTCCGAGAATTGTATATGCTGATAATACTATTTCTGATGGGAAAATAAATATTGAAGCCAAGGAAAATGCTTTAGAATACGGAATTTCTGTGGCAACAATTGAAAGCGGTTCTTTGAAGATTCCGTTTACTAGTTTATCCGGAAAAGTTGAGAATAATCTTTTGACTTATGCACTTGAAGTGAAAGATGCAAAAGACAAACAACTATATTTTATTGCGGGAAATTTTAAAGCAGAAGATTCTAAAAACATATTCAAAATTGATGCAGAAAACTTTGTTCTGAATTATGATAAATGGAATGTTGATCCTGAAAACGCAATTGAATTTGGAGGGAAACGACTTTATATCAATAAATTTTTCCTAGAAAATTCAGGAAACGAACTTAGAATTCAATCGCAGGGAAATCAGGATAATGCACCTCTTAGAGTTGATTTTGTAAACTTCAAAATTGAGACGATTATGAACATCGTCAAAAAAGATCAGCTATTAATGCAAGGTTTGATTAATGGAAATGCTGTGGTTGAAAACGTAATGACGAAACCAACTTTTACATCGGATATTAAAATCGATCAATTTGCTTTTAAAGGTGAACCTGTTGGAGATATTGTGGTAAAAGTTGATAATAAAACCGATAATTTATTGGCTGCAAATGTTACGTTAAGCGGAGAAGGAAATGATGTAAATCTGACAGGAAACTATAAAATAGATGACGGAAATCTTGATTTTAATTTAGATTTAAACAAATTGAATATCAAAAGTATTCAGGGTTTCAGCATGGGAAATCTTACGGAAGGAACAGGATTTTTGACAGGAAATTTTAAAATCACCGGAAACGCTTCTGCACCAAAAGTAAATGGTGAATTAGATTTTAAAAATACAGGTTTCAGAGTCACTAAATTCAATTCGTATTTTAAAACGGAAGATGAAAAAATTACACTTCAAAACGATGTAATTACATTTGACAGTTTTACTTTCAAGGATGAAAATGATAATGAATTAACGATAAACGGAACTATAAAATCAGCGGATTATAGCAATTTTGATTTTGGTTTAACCGTTGTTGCAGACGATTTTAGAGCAATACATTCTAAAGAAAAAGACAATGATTTGTTTTATGGAGATTTGATTCTGGATAGTAAATTAAATATCAAAGGAACGCTGGAAAATCCGATTATTGGAGGAAATATCAAAATAAATAAAGACACGAAATTCACCGTTGTTTTACCACAATCAGATCCTTCAATTGCTGATCGTGAAGGAATTGTAGAATTTGTAGATGAAGATAATCAGTATTTGAAACAAACTGCCGCGATGGAACAAAAACTAAATCAATCGCAGTTAATTGGTATGGATGTGAGCGTTGCTATTTCGATTGATAAAGAGGCAGAATTGACATTGGTTATAGACAAAGGAAATGGTGATTATTTGAATCTAAAAGGGGAAGCAGAACTTATTGGCGGAATCGATCCTTCGGGAAAAACAACTTTGACTGGTAAATATGAGTTTTCTGATGGTGCATATGAAATGAATTTCAACATGATCCGACGAAAATTTAATATTCAAAAAGGAAGTTCGATTACCTGGAATGGCGAACCAACAATGGCAACTTTGAATATTACTGCGATTTATAAAGTCGATGCAGCGCCAATCGATTTACTTGGAAATCAATTGCCAACGGATAATCCGACAGTTAGAAATACGTACAAACAGAAAATTCCATTTCAGACTTTATTGAAAATGAATGGAGAACTTTTGAAACCTGAAATTACTTTTGATATTGTACTTCCGGATGGAAATTATGATGTTTCTACAGATGTTGTGTCTCTTACACAAACGAAATTACAACAGTTAAGACAAGAACCAGCTGAGTTAAATAAACAGGTTTTTGCACTTTTATTATTGAACAGATTTATTGGAGAAAATCCGTTTGCGAGTGAAAGCGGCGGAACAAGTGCAGAATCTTTGGCAAGACAAAGTGTGAGCAAAATACTTTCGCAGCAATTAAATGATTTGGCGGGAGAATTAATTACCGGAGTTCAGTTAGAATTTGACCTTGAATCGACAGATGATTATACATCAGGAAGCAGAGAAAACAGAACAGATTTGAATGTTGGTGTTTCTAAAAAACTCCTTGATGATCGATTAAAAGTTACCGTAGGAAGCAGTTTTGCCGTTGAAGGACAAGAACGTGCGAACGAACAAAGTACGAATATTGCGGGAGACGTAGCGCTGGATTATCAACTGACAAAAGACGGACGATATATGGTTCGTGCTTATCGAAAAAATGAATATCAGGTTGCGGTAGAAGGGCAGGTTATTGAGACTGGAGTTGCATTTATTATCACGATGAGTTACAACAAATTCAGAGAGCTTTTTCATCGTACAGCGGCAGAAAAAGAAATGATAAAAGAAGAGAGAATTCGCAAGGAAAAAGCCAAAAAGAAAGAGAAGGAAGATAAGGAAAAAGAAGAAAATCAAATTGAAGGAAATGAGCAAAAAACATAG
- a CDS encoding BamA/TamA family outer membrane protein, with protein MSKKHSNIKTAYIRYFIALSLFFVFGCSNTKYLPDGELLYTGGSVTVKDTITKKKERKELETELENLLRPKPNKQFLGLRPKLWIYNIAGQPKKDKGIRYWLRNKVGEPPVLFSKVDLDYNAAVLRNFTENRGYFKTRVSADSTVSNKRVTAEYTVEPKKRYIIKSVTFPDDSLAMSRLIARSSRRSLLKVGKPYDLDVIKAERERIDARLKEKGYYYFNPDYILAQVDSSKGDHEVKIRLVIKADTPPKALTSYKINKIIVYPNFAISKDSVKYKPEDVVQYKYFTIIDTANTFKPRVFDRAIYFKKGDLYNRKDHNLTLNRFVNLGTFSFVKNEFKPSDSLPNTLDSYYYLTLLPKKFIRVEVLGKTNSASYTGTEINVNWNNRNLFRGAELLTVSVFGGADFQLSGDNNGKNIYKLGTETSLTWPRFIVPFFHVEGNSEYVPRTKATVRYEYQNRTQLYALNSFKTSFGYQWKENIRKEHQLNVIDVTYVSPNHVTAEYLEDIKEDESLGKVIEKQLIFGPTYTYTYTNTMQKRRKNTFYFSGDLDLAGNITGLVSGANVKNGNQKSIFDVPFSQYVKMRADFRHYLKLGKESELASRIIVGAGLPYGNSSALPTSKQFVVGGTNSIRAFRARSLGPGSYLNIKTTNDYLPDQSGDLKLEFSTEYRAKLFSIVRGALFIDAGNVWLLNADPDKPGGEITKDFMKDIAVGAGAGLRFDLSFLVLRTDLAFPLRKPYLPEGERWVIKDIDFGSGPWRKDNLILNIAIGYPF; from the coding sequence ATGAGCAAAAAACATAGCAATATAAAAACAGCATACATCAGATATTTTATTGCGCTATCCTTATTTTTTGTTTTTGGATGCAGCAATACAAAGTATTTGCCTGATGGAGAATTGTTGTATACAGGAGGTTCTGTGACCGTAAAAGATACTATTACAAAAAAGAAAGAACGTAAAGAACTGGAGACGGAACTTGAAAATTTATTACGTCCAAAACCCAATAAACAATTCTTGGGATTACGTCCTAAATTATGGATTTATAATATTGCAGGACAGCCTAAAAAAGATAAGGGAATTCGATATTGGCTGCGAAATAAAGTTGGTGAACCGCCAGTACTTTTTAGTAAAGTTGACTTGGATTATAACGCTGCTGTTCTTCGAAATTTTACTGAAAATCGTGGTTATTTTAAAACTCGCGTAAGTGCAGATTCTACTGTAAGCAACAAAAGAGTAACCGCAGAATATACTGTTGAACCCAAAAAACGATATATAATAAAAAGTGTGACTTTTCCGGATGATTCATTGGCAATGTCAAGATTAATAGCGAGATCAAGCCGAAGAAGTTTATTAAAAGTAGGTAAACCTTATGATTTGGATGTTATAAAAGCCGAGCGTGAACGTATAGATGCAAGGCTTAAAGAAAAGGGATATTATTATTTTAATCCGGATTATATTTTAGCGCAAGTTGATAGTAGTAAAGGTGATCATGAAGTGAAAATTAGGCTGGTAATAAAAGCAGATACGCCGCCAAAAGCGCTTACATCGTATAAGATTAATAAAATTATTGTTTACCCGAATTTCGCCATTTCAAAAGATAGCGTTAAATACAAACCGGAAGATGTTGTTCAGTACAAATATTTTACGATTATAGACACGGCAAATACTTTTAAACCAAGAGTTTTTGACAGAGCAATCTATTTCAAAAAAGGAGATTTATACAATAGAAAAGATCATAATTTGACGCTGAATCGTTTTGTGAATCTGGGAACTTTTAGCTTTGTAAAAAACGAATTTAAACCTTCGGATAGTTTACCAAATACGCTGGATTCTTATTATTATCTAACGCTTTTACCAAAGAAATTTATTAGAGTTGAGGTTTTAGGAAAAACAAATTCGGCGAGTTATACCGGAACAGAAATCAATGTAAACTGGAACAACAGAAACTTATTTCGAGGAGCGGAATTGCTTACGGTTTCTGTTTTTGGTGGTGCCGATTTTCAGCTTTCGGGAGATAATAACGGGAAGAATATTTATAAACTTGGAACAGAAACCAGTTTGACGTGGCCAAGATTTATCGTTCCGTTTTTTCATGTTGAAGGTAATAGCGAATATGTGCCGCGAACCAAAGCGACGGTGCGATATGAATACCAAAACAGAACACAATTGTATGCTTTAAATTCGTTTAAAACATCTTTTGGATATCAATGGAAAGAGAATATTCGAAAAGAACATCAGTTGAATGTTATTGATGTTACATATGTGAGTCCAAATCATGTAACGGCAGAATATTTAGAAGATATAAAAGAAGATGAATCACTGGGAAAGGTAATTGAAAAGCAGTTAATTTTTGGTCCAACTTATACCTATACATATACCAACACAATGCAGAAACGTAGAAAGAATACGTTCTATTTTAGTGGAGATTTGGATTTGGCAGGAAACATTACAGGATTAGTAAGTGGAGCAAATGTTAAAAATGGGAATCAGAAAAGTATTTTTGATGTTCCGTTTAGCCAATATGTAAAAATGAGAGCCGATTTCAGACATTATTTAAAACTCGGAAAAGAAAGCGAATTGGCTAGCCGAATTATTGTTGGAGCAGGACTTCCGTATGGAAATTCAAGCGCTTTGCCAACATCCAAACAATTTGTGGTGGGAGGAACCAATAGTATTCGTGCTTTTAGAGCAAGATCTTTGGGACCGGGAAGTTACTTGAATATTAAAACGACTAATGATTATTTACCGGATCAATCAGGAGATTTAAAATTGGAATTTAGTACAGAATACAGGGCAAAACTTTTTAGTATTGTTCGCGGAGCTTTGTTTATTGATGCAGGAAATGTTTGGCTTTTAAATGCTGATCCGGATAAACCCGGCGGAGAAATCACCAAAGATTTCATGAAAGATATTGCTGTTGGAGCCGGAGCAGGTCTACGTTTTGATTTGTCTTTCCTGGTTTTACGAACCGATTTGGCATTTCCGCTTAGAAAACCATATTTGCCTGAAGGCGAAAGATGGGTAATTAAAGATATTGATTTCGGAAGCGGTCCATGGCGAAAAGACAATCTGATATTGAATATCGCAATTGGATATCCATTTTAA
- a CDS encoding DUF4230 domain-containing protein: MQNLIKRIIVLGSAILLIVLAFKYCQFKKEDDSTIDYNTNLIQQQILNVGKLVVTEGHFSEVITYKNQQKYLMDMVSFEKKALVVVNANVTVAYDLHKMKYDIDEKNKTITILNIPKEEITINPDIQFYDVEQSKLNPFTGDDYNKINKSVKANLAKKIEASTLKTNAQNRLISELSKILILTNSMGWKLQYNGKTIESEKELNQDLKL, from the coding sequence ATGCAAAATTTAATAAAAAGAATAATAGTTTTAGGTTCGGCGATACTTTTGATCGTTTTGGCTTTCAAATATTGTCAGTTCAAAAAAGAAGATGATTCTACCATCGATTATAACACCAATTTAATTCAGCAGCAAATCCTTAATGTTGGTAAATTGGTTGTCACCGAAGGACATTTTTCAGAAGTAATCACGTATAAAAATCAGCAGAAATACTTGATGGACATGGTTTCTTTTGAGAAGAAAGCACTTGTTGTAGTCAATGCAAATGTTACGGTAGCTTACGATTTGCATAAAATGAAATACGATATCGACGAAAAGAATAAAACAATTACAATTCTTAATATTCCAAAAGAAGAAATCACGATCAATCCTGATATTCAGTTTTATGATGTTGAACAAAGCAAACTGAATCCGTTTACGGGAGACGATTACAATAAAATCAACAAATCTGTAAAAGCAAATCTGGCTAAGAAAATCGAAGCTTCGACTTTAAAAACAAACGCTCAAAATCGTTTAATCAGTGAATTGTCTAAAATTCTAATCTTGACAAATTCAATGGGTTGGAAACTTCAATACAACGGAAAAACCATCGAATCAGAGAAAGAGTTGAATCAGGATTTGAAGTTGTAG
- a CDS encoding aromatic amino acid hydroxylase: protein MNASIETNPLLERLPKHLKQFIKPQDYSDYTPINQAVWRYVMRKNVDYLSKVAHSSYLEGLRKTGIEVDSIPSMYGMNRILTEIGWAAVAVDGFIPPNAFMEFQAYNVLVIASDIRQLEHIEYTPAPDIIHEGAGHAPIIANPEYAEYLRRFGEIGCKAISSHKDYQMYEAIRLLSILKEAEDTPQEKIDEAEKAVADLQNNMGELSEMAQIRNLHWWTVEYGLIGTVENPKIYGAGLLSSIGESAWCMTDNVKKIPYDISAANQNFDITQLQPQLYVTPNFSYLSLILEEFANKMALRTGGLSGIQKLIHSNALGTIELSTGLQVSGVFTNVLEDEGKPVYIQTTGKTALSYREKELVGHGTLTHPHGFGSPIGKLKGFNLAIEDMSPKDLQAYSIVENETVKLEFEGNIIVEGEIITGSRNLHGEIILISFRNCTVTHGETILFQPDWGNYDMAIGKKVVSAFSGPADVNSFDLINTVPKTTTIKAKHTDERDDLEVLYQTVRLTRENKDSKSELKSVFTKLKENHANDWLLSVEIAELLKNSNEDQLLQEVLVHLDQLKVKRPEVAHLIAGGLDLIFDKEAV from the coding sequence ATGAATGCAAGTATTGAAACAAACCCATTATTAGAGCGATTGCCTAAACATTTAAAGCAATTTATTAAACCGCAGGATTATAGCGATTATACGCCAATAAATCAGGCCGTTTGGCGCTACGTAATGCGTAAAAATGTAGATTATTTATCAAAAGTTGCTCATAGTTCGTATTTAGAAGGTTTGCGCAAAACAGGAATCGAAGTTGATTCTATTCCAAGTATGTACGGAATGAACAGAATTCTGACCGAAATTGGCTGGGCTGCTGTTGCCGTTGACGGGTTTATTCCGCCCAATGCTTTTATGGAATTTCAGGCTTATAATGTGCTTGTTATTGCTTCGGATATTCGTCAATTAGAACATATTGAATATACGCCTGCACCGGATATTATTCACGAAGGTGCCGGTCACGCTCCTATTATTGCGAATCCTGAATATGCTGAATATTTGCGTCGTTTTGGCGAAATTGGCTGTAAAGCAATTTCATCACACAAAGATTATCAGATGTATGAGGCGATCCGATTGCTTTCGATTTTGAAAGAAGCCGAAGATACTCCGCAAGAAAAAATAGACGAAGCTGAAAAAGCAGTTGCCGATTTACAGAATAATATGGGCGAATTGTCTGAAATGGCTCAGATTCGAAATCTGCATTGGTGGACCGTTGAATATGGTTTAATAGGAACTGTTGAAAATCCAAAAATATATGGCGCCGGATTACTTTCTTCGATAGGCGAAAGTGCTTGGTGTATGACGGATAATGTAAAGAAAATCCCTTATGACATCTCGGCTGCGAATCAAAATTTTGATATTACGCAGTTGCAACCTCAGCTTTATGTTACACCAAATTTTTCTTATTTGAGTTTGATTCTTGAAGAGTTTGCGAATAAAATGGCTTTAAGAACCGGAGGACTTTCGGGAATTCAAAAACTAATTCATTCGAATGCTTTAGGAACTATTGAATTGAGTACAGGTTTGCAAGTTTCGGGTGTTTTTACTAATGTTTTGGAAGATGAAGGAAAACCAGTTTACATTCAGACTACTGGAAAAACCGCTTTATCGTATCGCGAAAAAGAATTGGTTGGACATGGAACTTTAACGCATCCTCATGGATTTGGAAGTCCGATTGGGAAACTAAAAGGCTTTAATTTAGCGATTGAAGACATGAGTCCAAAGGATTTACAAGCGTATTCTATTGTTGAAAATGAAACAGTAAAACTTGAGTTTGAAGGCAATATTATTGTTGAAGGTGAAATTATTACGGGTTCAAGAAACTTACACGGAGAAATTATTCTGATTAGTTTTAGAAATTGTACCGTTACTCACGGCGAGACGATTTTGTTTCAGCCTGATTGGGGAAATTATGATATGGCAATTGGTAAAAAAGTGGTTTCTGCTTTTTCCGGTCCAGCCGATGTGAATAGTTTTGATCTTATAAATACTGTTCCAAAAACGACTACTATCAAAGCAAAACATACAGACGAACGCGATGATCTTGAAGTTCTTTATCAAACTGTTCGCTTGACGAGAGAAAATAAAGATTCGAAATCTGAACTAAAATCTGTCTTCACTAAACTGAAAGAAAATCATGCTAATGATTGGTTGCTTTCTGTTGAAATTGCTGAGCTTTTGAAGAATTCAAATGAAGATCAGCTTTTGCAAGAAGTATTGGTTCATCTTGATCAATTGAAAGTTAAACGTCCAGAAGTTGCACATTTAATTGCTGGCGGATTGGATTTGATTTTTGATAAAGAAGCGGTTTAA
- a CDS encoding group III truncated hemoglobin, with protein sequence MATLKDISNLEDIKIMVNTFYDNIRKDDLLGPIFNDKLQDRWPVHLEKMYGFWQTILFDVRAYSGSPFPPHKQLPVDKTHFDRWIEIFNTTIDTQFSGPITEEAKMRATNMAFMFNHKIEYFRNADNH encoded by the coding sequence ATGGCAACTCTTAAAGATATTTCGAACCTCGAGGATATAAAAATAATGGTCAATACTTTTTATGATAATATTAGAAAGGATGATCTTCTTGGTCCAATTTTCAATGATAAATTACAAGATCGCTGGCCTGTGCATTTAGAAAAAATGTACGGCTTTTGGCAAACTATTTTATTTGATGTCCGTGCTTATTCAGGAAGTCCTTTTCCTCCGCACAAACAATTGCCGGTAGACAAAACTCATTTTGATCGTTGGATTGAAATTTTTAATACTACAATTGACACTCAATTTTCAGGACCAATTACAGAAGAGGCAAAAATGCGCGCCACAAATATGGCTTTTATGTTCAATCATAAAATTGAATATTTTAGAAACGCAGACAATCATTAA